The following coding sequences are from one Ovis canadensis isolate MfBH-ARS-UI-01 breed Bighorn chromosome 7, ARS-UI_OviCan_v2, whole genome shotgun sequence window:
- the RAB15 gene encoding ras-related protein Rab-15 isoform X3, translating to MKTIEVDGIKVRIQIWDTAGQERYQTITKQYYRRAQGIFLVYDISSERSYQHIMKWVSDVDEYAPEGVQKILIGNKADEEQKRQVGREQGQQLAREYGMDFYETSACTNLNIKESFTRLTELVLQAHRKELEGLRTRANHELALAELEEDEGKPEGPENSSKTCWC from the exons ATGAAGACCATAGAGGTAGATGGCATCAAAGTACGGATACAGATTTG GGACACGGCAGGGCAGGAGAGGTATCAGACCATCACAAAGCAGTACTATAGACGGGCCCAG ggAATATTTTTAGTCTATGACATTAGCAGCGAGCGCTCTTACCAGCACATCATGAAGTGGGTCAGTGATGTGGACGAG TACGCACCAGAAGGTGTCCAGAAGATACTTATAGGGAACAAGGCCGATGAAGAGCAGAAACGGCAGGTGGGAAGAGAACAAGGGCAGCAG CTGGCTAGAGAGTATGGCATGGACTTTTACGAAACAAGTGCCTGCACCAACCTCAACATTAAAGAG TCCTTCACGCGCCTGACGGAGCTGGTGCTGCAAGCCCACAGGAAGGAGCTGGAAGGTCTGCGGACACGTGCTAACCACGAATTGGCCTTGGCAGAGCTGGAGGAGGATGAAGGCAAACCTGAGGGCCCGGAAAACTCTTCAAAAACCTGCTGGTGCTGA
- the RAB15 gene encoding ras-related protein Rab-15 isoform X2: MGVAFRGPGGTGGGAIPPVWPQWPNPRDSPPRPAYGCGCRCRDTAGQERYQTITKQYYRRAQGIFLVYDISSERSYQHIMKWVSDVDEYAPEGVQKILIGNKADEEQKRQVGREQGQQLAREYGMDFYETSACTNLNIKESFTRLTELVLQAHRKELEGLRTRANHELALAELEEDEGKPEGPENSSKTCWC, from the exons ATGGGCGTTGCCTTCAGAGGTCCCGGAGGGACTGGAGGTGGAGCCATCCCACCAGTCTGGCCACAGTGGCCCAATCCTAGAGACAGTCCTCCAAGGCCCGCGTATGGTTGTGGCTGCCGGTGCAG GGACACGGCAGGGCAGGAGAGGTATCAGACCATCACAAAGCAGTACTATAGACGGGCCCAG ggAATATTTTTAGTCTATGACATTAGCAGCGAGCGCTCTTACCAGCACATCATGAAGTGGGTCAGTGATGTGGACGAG TACGCACCAGAAGGTGTCCAGAAGATACTTATAGGGAACAAGGCCGATGAAGAGCAGAAACGGCAGGTGGGAAGAGAACAAGGGCAGCAG CTGGCTAGAGAGTATGGCATGGACTTTTACGAAACAAGTGCCTGCACCAACCTCAACATTAAAGAG TCCTTCACGCGCCTGACGGAGCTGGTGCTGCAAGCCCACAGGAAGGAGCTGGAAGGTCTGCGGACACGTGCTAACCACGAATTGGCCTTGGCAGAGCTGGAGGAGGATGAAGGCAAACCTGAGGGCCCGGAAAACTCTTCAAAAACCTGCTGGTGCTGA